The following proteins are co-located in the Solanum pennellii chromosome 1, SPENNV200 genome:
- the LOC107025656 gene encoding high mobility group B protein 10-like isoform X1, giving the protein MAAEEKKIHGGDKFSGAGTYACGFSSPIVAGDISTMQNLAGGSYYDGKDSFYEKLNKLNEPSGLSLVFNLRQTNLDLHLFYEEVIKRGGFNQVTKDAKWGEVACTLHVKSNITIFPTQLQKVYENLLLQLEQLYYYRSREKGTTMQPPSQVSDAARLEPVKGSADRSDDSAGKRKFCDRSSPVATLHSNDKDGPVEKRKCKNDSRLVSTVGPETPEQKSQSSSTNRHLRKDPGAPIRGRSSYQMYVKLECERQKKVLGESYGSKKVRDMAINAWKTLSENEKEPYIEASKLDKERYIREMAAYEQHKNKETTTNPNLPSGLTPSMINFGAPSVIDHVTSQGDTGSNIIPDASFTESTVQRPNSGKTSNPIFQMNWGYFA; this is encoded by the exons ATGGCAGCAGAGGAGAAGAAAATCCACGGCGGCGACAAGTTTTCCGGTGCCGGAACTTATGCATGCGGCTTCTCGTCACCTATTGTTGCGGGTGATATCTCCACAATGCAGAATTTAGCCGGAGGGAGTTACTATGATGGAAAGGATAGCTTCTATGAAAAGCTTAACAAGCTGAACGAGCCCTCTGGGCTTAGTCTAGT CTTTAACTTAAGACAAACGAACCTGGACTTGCATCTTTTCTATGAAGAAGTCATTAAAAGAGGTGGATTTAATCAG GTCACTAAGGATGCTAAGTGGGGTGAAGTTGCATGTACATTGCATGTGAAAAGCAATATCACAATTTTTCCAACTCAACTTCAGAAGGTGTACGAAAATCTCCTTCTCCAACTTGAGCAACTGTATTACTATCGAAGTAGAGAAAAAGGAACCACCATGCAACCACCTAGTCAAGTTTCTGATGCTGCTAGGCTAGAACCAGTAAAAG GTTCTGCAGATAGGTCAGATGACTCTGCAGGGAAGAGGAAATTTTGTGATCGGTCATCTCCTGTGGCAACTTTGCACTCTAATGATAAGGACGGTCCAGTAGAAAAAAGGAAGTGCAAGAATGATAGTCGCCTAGTTTCGACAG TAGGGCCAGAGACACCAGAGCAAAAATCTCAGAGTTCATCAACCAACAGACATCTGAGGAAAGACCCCGGTGCTCCAATAAGAGGAAGGAGTTCATATCAGATGTATGTCAAATTAGAATGTGAAAGACAAAAGAAAGTGCTTGGGGAGAGTTATGGTTCTAAGAAAGTCAGAGATATGGCCATTAATGCCTGGAAGACACTGTCTGAAAATGAGAAAGAG CCTTATATTGAAGCAAGTAAGCTGGATAAGGAAAGATATATCCGAGAAATGGCTGCTTATGAACAACATAAGAACAAGGAAACTACAACAAATCCAAACTTGCCGAGTGGTTTGACCCCGAGTATGATCAACTTTGGTGCACCATCAGTAATTGATCATGTGACTTCGCAAGGTGATACTGGAAGCAACATTATCCCTGATGCATCCTTTACTGAGTCCACTGTACAAAGGCCGAATAGTGGTAAGACAAGTAACCCCATATTTCAGATGAATTGGGGCTATTTTGCCTAG
- the LOC107025656 gene encoding high mobility group B protein 10-like isoform X2 — MAAEEKKIHGGDKFSGAGTYACGFSSPIVAGDISTMQNLAGGSYYDGKDSFYEKLNKLNEPSGLSLVFNLRQTNLDLHLFYEEVIKRGGFNQVTKDAKWGEVACTLHVKSNITIFPTQLQKVYENLLLQLEQLYYYRSREKGTTMQPPSQVSDAARLEPVKGSADRSDDSAGKRKFCDRSSPVATLHSNDKDGPVEKRKCKNDSRLVSTGPETPEQKSQSSSTNRHLRKDPGAPIRGRSSYQMYVKLECERQKKVLGESYGSKKVRDMAINAWKTLSENEKEPYIEASKLDKERYIREMAAYEQHKNKETTTNPNLPSGLTPSMINFGAPSVIDHVTSQGDTGSNIIPDASFTESTVQRPNSGKTSNPIFQMNWGYFA, encoded by the exons ATGGCAGCAGAGGAGAAGAAAATCCACGGCGGCGACAAGTTTTCCGGTGCCGGAACTTATGCATGCGGCTTCTCGTCACCTATTGTTGCGGGTGATATCTCCACAATGCAGAATTTAGCCGGAGGGAGTTACTATGATGGAAAGGATAGCTTCTATGAAAAGCTTAACAAGCTGAACGAGCCCTCTGGGCTTAGTCTAGT CTTTAACTTAAGACAAACGAACCTGGACTTGCATCTTTTCTATGAAGAAGTCATTAAAAGAGGTGGATTTAATCAG GTCACTAAGGATGCTAAGTGGGGTGAAGTTGCATGTACATTGCATGTGAAAAGCAATATCACAATTTTTCCAACTCAACTTCAGAAGGTGTACGAAAATCTCCTTCTCCAACTTGAGCAACTGTATTACTATCGAAGTAGAGAAAAAGGAACCACCATGCAACCACCTAGTCAAGTTTCTGATGCTGCTAGGCTAGAACCAGTAAAAG GTTCTGCAGATAGGTCAGATGACTCTGCAGGGAAGAGGAAATTTTGTGATCGGTCATCTCCTGTGGCAACTTTGCACTCTAATGATAAGGACGGTCCAGTAGAAAAAAGGAAGTGCAAGAATGATAGTCGCCTAGTTTCGACAG GGCCAGAGACACCAGAGCAAAAATCTCAGAGTTCATCAACCAACAGACATCTGAGGAAAGACCCCGGTGCTCCAATAAGAGGAAGGAGTTCATATCAGATGTATGTCAAATTAGAATGTGAAAGACAAAAGAAAGTGCTTGGGGAGAGTTATGGTTCTAAGAAAGTCAGAGATATGGCCATTAATGCCTGGAAGACACTGTCTGAAAATGAGAAAGAG CCTTATATTGAAGCAAGTAAGCTGGATAAGGAAAGATATATCCGAGAAATGGCTGCTTATGAACAACATAAGAACAAGGAAACTACAACAAATCCAAACTTGCCGAGTGGTTTGACCCCGAGTATGATCAACTTTGGTGCACCATCAGTAATTGATCATGTGACTTCGCAAGGTGATACTGGAAGCAACATTATCCCTGATGCATCCTTTACTGAGTCCACTGTACAAAGGCCGAATAGTGGTAAGACAAGTAACCCCATATTTCAGATGAATTGGGGCTATTTTGCCTAG
- the LOC107007895 gene encoding solute carrier family 40 member 3, chloroplastic yields MVVVVSHAQSWSAFLTLRQAPLTSSSSFRIRPLTPRFRSLTPRFTTQRLGSLNTRCSINTDVLTDIATDQEVRDDVATDDCGCTIPVLHLKSDILETEALNLLAKGTFVDTLLTTLPVLSEEEQNIIAATPAHPAGLYALYASCLAGYMVEQLWNFASPAAIALIHPSLLPVALMGFLAKLAVIGGGPLVGKLMDHFPRVPAYNCLYIVQTAAQLMSVGMIIHGHTLHPTSASSLLFRPWFIVLVLVGAVERLSGLALGVAVERDWVVLLAGTNRPVALAQANAVLSRINLLCEIVGAALFGILLAKYELVVCLKIAAGLMMGALPIVVSLTWLTNKLSSGVLDRAVETCLSCSFPSSLKSENIVGVGLEAIKHGWFEYIRQPVLPASIAYVLLYFNVVLAPGGLMTAFLTQQGLNPSIIGGFSGLCAFVGVAATFVSAKMVKHLGILKAGAAGLVFHASLLTTAVAVYWSGCLSQQTPVFFFLALVVLSRLGHMSYDVIGQQILQTGIPASKANLIGTTEVSVASLAESIMLGVAIVVNDVSHFGFLATLSLVSVVGAACLYCRWLENPTDTQRTLFSFSPHL; encoded by the exons ATGGTGGTTGTCGTTTCTCACGCTCAGTCTTGGTCCGCCTTCCTTACTCTCCGTCAAGCTCCTCTTACCTCCTCCTCTTCTTTTAGAATACGACCCTTAACTCCTCGCTTTCGATCGTTAACTCCTCGCTTTACCACTCAAAG GCTCGGAAGTCTTAACACTAGATGCTCCATAAATACCGACGTCTTAACTGACATTGCAACTGATCAAGAGGTTCGGGATGATGTTGCAACTGATGATTGTGGCTGTACAATACCTGTTCTTCATCTCAAATCTGATATTCTGGAAACTGAAGCACTAAATCTGCTAGCCAAGGGAACATTTGTGGACACTCTCTTGACAACATTGCCA GTCTTATCAGAGGAGGAGCAGAACATTATTGCTGCAACTCCTGCTCATCCAGCAGGGTTATACG CTTTATATGCTAGTTGCTTGGCTGGGTATATGGTGGAACAACTTTGGAATTTCGCCTCGCCTGCTGCCATTGCGTTGATTCATCCTAGTCTTCTTCCTGTGGCACTCATGGGTTTCCTCGCTAAG CTCGCTGTAATTGGTGGAGGTCCTCTGGTTGGAAAACTTATGGATCACTTTCCTCGGGTTCCTGCATATAATTGTCTATATATAGTCCAG ACAGCTGCCCAATTAATGTCTGTTGGAATGATTATACATGGTCATACTCTTCACCCAACGTCTGCATCATCTTTACTTTTCCGACCTTGGTTTATTGTGCTTGTTCTAGTGGGAGCTGTTGAGAGGCTATCTGGGTTGGCATTGGGGGTTGCAGTGGAGCGTGATTGGGTTGTTTTG TTAGCTGGAACCAATCGCCCAGTTGCTCTTGCTCAAGCAAATGCTGTTCTAAGCCGTATTAACCTTTTATGTGAG ATTGTTGGAGCAGCATTATTTGGCATTCTTCTCGCTAAATATGAACTGGTGGTATGCTTAAAAATTGCTGCTGGTTTGATGATGGGGGCACTTCCTATTGTG GTATCTCTGACATGGCTAACCAACAAGCTTTCCTCTGGTGTTCTTGACCGTGCTGTGGAAACTTGTTTAAGTTGTTCCTTCCCGTCTTCACTAAAATCAGAAAATATAG TGGGAGTGGGTCTGGAAGCTATAAAGCATGGATGGTTTGAATATATTAGACAACCTGTTCTTCCAGCAAGCATAGCTTATGTGCTACTATATTTCAATGTTGTTCTTGCACCTGGTGGTTTAATGACAGCATTTTTAACACAGCAAG GTTTAAATCCATCTATTATTGGGGGCTTCAGCGGATTATGTGCTTTTGTAGGCGTTGCAGCCACATTTGTGTCTGCAAAGATGGTCAAGCACCTTGGCATCTTAAAG GCTGGAGCCGCTGGCCTAGTATTCCATGCTTCCCTTCTGACCACGGCTGTTGCTGTTTATTGGAGTGGATGTCTTTCTCAGCAAACTCCcgttttctttttcttggctTTAGTT GTGTTGTCAAGACTGGGACACATGTCCTATGATGTCATCGGGCAACAGATTCTACAAACTGGAATTCCTGCATCTAAAGCCAATCTTATCGGAACAACCGAGGTTTCTGTTGCGAGTTTAGCAGAATCAATAATGTTAGGAGTTGCAATAGTTGTAAATGATGTCTCACATTTTGGATTTCTAGCGACGCTTTCCCTTGTATCTGTAGTTGGGGCAGCATGTCTATACTGTAGATGGTTGGAAAATCCGACCGATACACAAAGAACTCTTTTCTCCTTTAGCCCTCATTTATGA